DNA sequence from the Gopherus evgoodei ecotype Sinaloan lineage chromosome 3, rGopEvg1_v1.p, whole genome shotgun sequence genome:
ggccagtgcacctaaatgcctgacactctgtctcctagccaaAGGacgagcccgaggaaaagctgcaggagaagcagcagcagcgtggattggtgatggtggagcagagaaacatagggggctgcccaggggtcagtggctaggagacagagtgccaggcatttaggtgcactggccctttgctctgccagatacttaagaactgccatggggacactgaggcaccaacacagtattcagagaaaacattaagaactttcccagttcgtcacacccgtGTTTGCTCCTCTCCACATCTCCTTcgtgtccccccccccaacaagctGGTTTGCCTTCTAGGGCTCGATTATATAACACTCCCTCCCATTTGCAAGCGTTTCCACGACCAAGCGTGAGTAGAGGCTCTTCGCTCTTACGTGCCGCACCTGGGGAGCTCCAAGCACTGGGCCAAGGCAGGTGGGTAGCGTGATCCCAATTGTAcggatagggaaactgaggcaccgaacGGGGGCCGTGACTTGTCCTGAGGTCGGCTGGCAGGCCGGTGGCAGAGCGGGGACTAGAACGCAGTCCCGCCTCCTAGCTACTAATGCTGAGTACGAATCCAACCTTGTTCTGGTTGGGAAACGCCTCCCCCTTTGGCCCGCAACCACCTTGTCTCGCTCGTTCCTTAGATCGGCCATCAGCCCCGGCCCCGCCCTCGGGAGAGGAAAATGAAAAGCCCCCTGGTGCTGACGGTGCTGCTGTCCTTAGCGGCGGCCAAGCTGTGTCACACCTACTGCGAAGGGACCCAGGAGCAACAGACCAGCAGAGGGATCCAGACAAAGGTAGAAAGGGAGGAAGCGGGGCTGGCTGGGGTGTGAAGACATCTGAGTCTATGTGGCTGCCCCCAGGGGCAAAGGAATGTGAGAGGTTTCGCTGACCCACCTCCCACCTTGACTCTGTGGGTCGGTGGCCTAAAGGGGGGTAAAATTTGGTATTGTGCCTGGGTTTGGGGCTTTCCCGGACaactgtgtgtggtttttttacattagaaattcagacgGTCTCCCCCCCAGGAAACTCTGCTGGGGGATTAGCGATCTAGCTGGGTGGGGAGCATTAGTTAATCAGCTCTCATTTCCTCTGCCCTGCAaggggaagggagtttgggtttcTTTTCATTCGAGGTCTTTGAAGTTCTTGTGGTGGGATTTGTTTGCTGCCGTTTGCTCAGCCCTATTTAACTCCAACGCCTACGGCGTGTTTTGGAGAAAGACGGTCACTCTGCAAATTGAGGAGAAATCCAAACCGTTTCCATTCCTGTCTGGGAAACACACCCATGCCGTTTCACGGAGGGGCTATGGGATGCGAGTTCTGCCAGCGCGGGCTGGAGTCATGCTGGGGAGCTGGCCATGATGGACCATATTCCCAGAGTCCCCCGGGGCTCAGGTGTTCCCACCAGGAGAGGCTGCAGCCAGCAACCCCCACAAAGCTTTTCGTCCAGCTCAGCCCATCCAAGGGTCCCGCCTCAAACCGCCAGCAAGGTCCAGACCCTAAGAGACTTAAACACCTTTCTTCCATTGGCTTCGaaggggacttaggcacctaactcccttaggccacATCCCCACACACAAGTAGCACCTCAGGGTTGAGCGGGGTGAGGTGGATCATGAGCTTTGTCTCTGTCCGCAGCGATGGGGAGCCAATGGCACGTAGGTCACCAGCTGTCCCAATCTTAGGGGCTGTGTCTTATATACACAACTATCGCTATAAAAAAAGTGTCCCGACTTTTTGCCCTTGTGATGTGGTCACCCTTGGTGCGTGCAAATCCGGGGGGTGCAAAGGCTGGGGATTTGCTCCCGGCGGGGGCAGGAGTACCTCCACGGTGGCTCTGCAGTATGCAAATTACTTCCCaacagcccctcttccccccaccaactGGAGCTCTGTGAACCCCTGTGCTAAGACCCCCGGCCTCGGGCGGCTGCTTTTTGCAGGGCTGCGCGGGGCCATTTGCCAGCGATTCTCTCTGGGGCGGGCGCTTCTGGCCCATTTCCCTCACTTTgtctggggtgggtttttttgtttctttctctccgTAAATTGCTCCTCTCCCCAAGCGAGCGGCGGCTGGAAAGAGACACAAATGGGGGCCGGCTTTTCCGATGGGCTTGGCAATACGGAACGTCTTTGGGCGCTAGATTGCTGCCACTGTGGACAGAAAAGCAGCCAGAATGATGgacccggggtgggggtgggggactcaTGCTGGGGGTGGGTTTGCTCTAGCGGGGCGCTGCTGGGGCTCGCTACCTTGTAGCAAGGTCGGAGTGGGGGCTGCGGTTGGGATTGGGGGGCCCTGGCaaagcaagggtgggggagaactGGGATAGCATCTCCCATCTCCCACTCACTAAAAGCACTTGGCTTCCTAAGGGTTAAAGGCTTCCCCAAGCACACACACTCCCCCGGCCCCCCATGATTTGCAGGGCAGTGAGGATTTTGCTGGCAAATCGCCTGTTCCTCCCAGGTACTTGactctcctgccagctggggtgcGGGGGATGAGCCGGggcccccactgagcccccaccGAGCTGTGCGGTGTCTGTGAACggctcagagccctgcccccctaaTCACCCCCATCTGGCTCCAAGAGCAGACTCCTCAGGGGAGCTGCTGGTTGATTCCCCCCCGGCCCCCGGGGAAATCCTGCGGCAGGGAGGCTTCTGTAGGGTTGGCAGGGCCTGCTTTGCGGTTAGCCCCAGGAATGCAGGGGTTAATGCCGGAGACACCCCTCACCCTCGGGAGTCCAGCTGGTTAGGACATCAGTGAGATGAGTTTGGGGGGAGCTCAGCCTAGATACTTGGCAGCAGACGGACGGGGACGGTGGCCAGGACTCAAGCAAATTCCAGGGCTGGGCTTGCCGGGGGCTGGCGGGTTTCACGCTGGCTTGGCACGGCGATCAGGCGTCTCCTGGCAGGCCGGGGTCAGGGGCCGAATGGCGTTTGATGCAAATGTGACGACATCCCTGTGGAGAgatcctgctgggctggggtTCCCCCCCCTCGGGCCTGCaatggggagctggggtggggggcttgggAGCCGTCGCTGACACTCCACAGTCAGCGACACCCTCACGCTACCAAAATCTTGGTGGTATCCGGCCCCGGGAGCGCGgctgcagcatgatggggccagCGCAGGGTGGGCAGAACGCCGGGTGTGGCTCAGGGCCGCAGGTGccaggctggcaggagcagagggggcaTCGGGGCGGGTGGTGCTGTCCCTTGTCCCTAAAGTGGCCTCTTCCCGCCTGCCTGGCCCTTCGGCCCCACTGCGTTTGGGGCTCACATGGGCCTCTCTCCGTCTTTCCCGCAGCCGAGCTCAGACCTCTACCAGCTGCCCACGGCCCTGCTCAAGAGACTCTACGATGGCCACCGGGTCTCCTACGAGGCGCTGCTGCAGCTGGCGGGCAAGGACGATGCCCGTGAGTGCccagccccatcccctgccctgaaaaaaCTAACGGGGGGAGACTGGAAGGGGCCGGAGGGGGGAGCTGCTATCGggcgggggatggggagagagcagCAAAAGTGGGTGAGGTTGATTGCTGCCCCCTAAGACCAATgaccgcccccccccacacttctcTCTTCCAGGTCCCAAGATGCCCGTCCCCTCTCAGAAACGTAAGTCCCGTTTTCCCCTCTTCCCTGGCACCAGGTTTGCTGCCCTGTCCATCTGGGGGACGCCCcggcctctccccacccctgctccactgtGCTCCTGATCGACACAGCAATCAAGGCAGGTGTCACTGCCGCGGACTGGAGTGTAGACGGGACCTGCCCTTGAAAGCCAGCCAAAGCCTCAGGCAGCCCAGGCTTCCCAGGGGCACGGTTAGGTCCTGTCTGCACTTGGCCCCGGATTGAGTCTTGCATCGGCCAGGGCCACCCTTGCCCCAGCGCGCCGGCCGCCACGCGTGGGAGGTTTGCTCCTGTGTGCCACCCTGCTCGGTTTCAACCGGCACCTCCGTTGCTGTGTGCCCAGCCTGAGGCTTCTCAGCAAACGCCGCGCTCCTGGTGTGCCAGCTGTGCTCGTGGGAGCAGCCAGGCGCCCGGCAGGTCGGGAGCCGGGCCCGAGGCGTCTCAGGGGGAGGGGCGGATCTGGACCCAGAAAGCGCTTTGGCAAAGATGAGCCGGATGAAAAGCCTTGGGCGgcatctcttcccttccccacttccCCGGCCTGCCAGGctgcctcagccaggggcacccgcGCTGCTGACCCCCTTGTCTTTCTGCAGGGGACATGCACGACTTCTTTGTCGGCCTCATGGGGAAAAGGACCCCGGAGCCCGGTAAGTGGGGCCCGTGTGAGGCCagcttggagggtggggggggggtgtgacgAGGCACCATCCGGAAGCCCCAGGACGCCCGTTCCCACCGCTGTCAAGTGTCCACGTGCCCGCCCGCCTGCTGAGGGGAGAGGCCTTGATGCCCCTACCGGAGATCCTACATCCGTAGAGCAGGACGGGCTGCCCCAGGCCCAGTGCTTCCAGCTCTGGCCGCTGTGCCCCCACTCCGGTGACACAAGGGGGGTGGAACAGATTGACCCATCCAGGAGGGGCTGAGAAATGGGCAGGGGCTGTCCCGGCTGGGCGAACGGGCCTGGGAGGGAACTGACTGCATCTCTGCCCCACTGTTTAATCCTAGATGACCCCACACACGGGAACAAGGAGACTTCCGCTGGATTTGGTGACCTCAAATATCCCCCAAATGCAGAATGAGGTGAGGGCAGCGGGGGCCCGGGTCTCTTAGCTCCCCTTCCCGTGCGACGCCCGCGGGCTCACGCTCACACGCCTGCAGCTTGTGCATGTGCCACCGGCCCGGGCCTGGTGCCGTGCCCTTCTTTTTCCTGGGCCAGGCAAGGCTGAGAAAAGCAGCCCCGAGTCTCACTGCAGCTCGGGCCTCTGGCAGGGGAACGTGGGAGTGTGTTACCCGAACCTCAGGGGCCGCTCGCGAATGGCGCTCGGCTGAGAGGCTGGGCTACAGACCAGCTGAATCGCCAGTTTTTTGCCATCCTGAGAGTCCAAATCCTTCACCTCTTTTGAGTCCAACCAGAGAGCTGCTGTGCCGGGCTGAGGTGGCCAATGCCACCTGCTTCTGGGGCAAGAAGGGGGAGATCCTGGCACCACAGACTGGCCATCCTGGCTCCAATGAGCTTTGCAAGTTTCACCCCAGGAGGTTCGGACGGTGAGTGGcaaaggcccctctccagctgaGCCCCATCGCTTTGATCCGGAGGGGACGTATTCAGCGTGTCGCGGCGCCTCTGAGACCCAAGGGCTAGACAAGTTCTGACTAGTTACAAGGTGCACAATTTTACCGAGGAGGGGAATTAAGgcagggcagttctctggcctgcacCAGACAGGAGTGGCTGTAGCtcctgaaaagtgtgtgtgtggggggtggccCACTGGTGCCCAAAGTGtggccccaccccctttccccaaggcttcacccctgcactgccccccctCCCAGAACCCCACTCCTGCGCCATTTCTTCCCCCcaaaccccatcccctgcccactcctttctgctccctcccctcaTAGTTCGCCCTTACAGCTGGTAAAAAGTGCTGGGGCCATGGCCCCCGGCCCTCCGGGAGTCAGATTAgttgatcacaatggccccttccgGCCTTGGAATCAATGAACATTTTTCTGCTCATTCCTGGGCTCACATTGCGGGGACGGCTGAGAACTTCGGCTGGAGGAGGATCCGTAGCTTGGGGTTACAATGGTCCCCTGTGTGGCGTGGAGTCCAGAAGACCTGCTCTGTGCCCACCTTGAAGCTTGGTATTTGGCTTCATACTACAGAGGGGCTGACCACCATCCTTCCCCTCACATCCCATGGTCTCAACTCAACCCTTTGGGACATCAGGTCCCGCTAGTGTCTCCTGATAAGGTGCTGTATTAGCCAGCTGCTGGGGAATGGGATCCGTCTCCACGCAAGACGTCCCGTCCCCGCACACCAGGCCGGGAGCTGCCTACTCCAGTCTAGTTTCACGGCCGCGGGAGTGATTACCGCTGAGAATATGAGGTTTGCCAAACCACAGCCACCTAAGCAAACCGTCCTGAAGGGTCACGCTTCGCTTCGTGCATTAGCCCTTAAAAACCTATATGGGGCCTTTAATTACAGATCGAAAACTCCATTGATGGTCCCGTGCTCGCTCTCACCCGCTCGTGCGCTGAGCAGAGCCCTGACCCTGTGCGTGTTAGCACATGGCAGGCTGGGTTACAGGACATAAATAGCTGTAATCCCCCTAACCGGGTGATTACACGGCACTTATTCTGCTATTACGAATTCATTAGCTGGTGATTTGCATCCCGGCGACGGCTGCGTAATGAGGCCAGGAGCTGGCAAGCCTCTCTTCGTGCCGAGTCTAAGCCTTAACGATAATTGCGGTGCAATTTTAGGAAATGGAGAAGAGCAAATTGGTGAAAGGCACTTTCCACGCATGCAGATGAGTCCAGTACCATAGCTACGCCCGCTGTCTCCCGTCGCCGGGTCTtccactccagccctgagctGTGTCTTTCCCCACgtgcttgggggcggggggggttatTCGCATGTGTACAATTCATGGGTGATTGCACATTATTGAAAGGTGGTTCGTATATAccaagctcccagctgctgggaaaggAGTGGGAGAACTGGCTTccgggggcagggaaggaggctAATGCATCTCATCGACTTAGCCAGGCTTTTCCAGCTATCCCAAGACGTATTCCAAGCTGCGCCACCCCAGGGTGGAAGGATCCAACGTGTCGCAGGCTTCCTCCTTCTTTCCTGCAGGTGCCCACGCCGGGGACAAGCAAAACGTCTGCAGCGCGTCGAGAAAATGAGACGAAGCCGCTCTCCAAAGCCCGCCGCACTCTCAACTGAACGGGAACCCTCCTGCCATGTCGTGGAGAACTCTCCCCTCGTCCCATTCCGGCCTGCGCCTCGTCCTAATGCTAGTGCTCGCTCTTTGGAAATAGAGTAATGCCCCCGCCCCTCCGTGTGCACCGACCGCAGACACCCCGGGCAGCCAGCAGAACCCCCTTTGTGGCGTAGATTAAAAACACCCTTGACTAGTCAATAACACCACGATTTTTACTTGTGAGCTGCCCTGTCTCTCAGCTGCTTTGCCTGATGTTTCCTAGGATTGGGTTGTTTGCTGAAGCCCCAGTCACGTGTCCAGGATACCACCGTGCTGGGCGCTGGACGGACACAGAATGAAAAGCCaagccctgccccatgcctagGAACACTCCTTTGCAGAGGGAAATGTTctccaggtgggagcaggggtatTAAGGCTCGTGCTTCAGGGCTTACTCTGATTCCTAACTATAAAAGACCAGGTTTGTGCTATGCAAGGCATCAATGCAGTTCAGGGTTCCTATGCCTTCCTCTCTAGCCTCTGGCGCTGgtcactgccagagacaggatactgggcgagGTGGCCCACAGGTCTGATCCAGCCCCGCAATTCCTATGCTCCTCGGCACAGAGAGGTcaggtgatttgcccaaagtccagtgaggagcagagctgggaatagaatccggATGTCCTAATGCCCAATCCTGGGCTTGAAACTCAAGCCTGGCCTTTCTCCCTTCTCCCATGCCTTAGTAACTAGGTACCTTCCCTAGCTTCTTGCAATGTTGCCCATCAATGCAGTATCCCAGCCTCGGAGGTAACAAGCAAAAAATCCCGCTTGGTTACTCTAGAGAGCTGGGCAGAACGTTtgcaattaaacttttttttttcttgtcaaaATCTGCTGTTGAAACCGTGTGGCGAAGGCATCTCTATTTTGACAGGAAGGTGgcgaggggcagggctagggtgaccagacagtaaaggTGAAAaccaggacgggggtgggggggtaataggaatctATATAAGATAAAGACCCAATAATCGGGgctttccctataaaatcgggacatctggtcaccctaggcagggCGGACTCGCTGGTTACTTGCAGCGAGGGGCccagcttgaaaatgtgactgtgTGGATCCGAAAAGGGGCCTTTGCTCGTTTGCCTGGCATtgtacagagacaaggtgggggaagcAATATGGGACCAACCTCgaactgcacagagctcttcttcagggctgggaaaggtccTCGGAGTGTCAGGCGGCTCAttgcaaggtgggacagattgttaagcataaacAGCTGACATATACTGTGAGAGGTCATTCAAAGGGTGCGGGGCTTACAGAGGGTTGTAACGAGCCATCAGTCTGTCTCTACTGAGTCCATACTTCTTAGCATCTAGCAAAGTTCGGAATTGTAGCTCCCAGTCCAGCGCACTAGGCCGTAGTCTTGATCTCAATCCTGCCTGATGTTTATACTGTCCCCTTAGTCGACTGGTATCCGTCCGTAACACTTCCCAGATGCATAAGCATTGGCCGTTTCAGGAAAGCCTTTAAGATGCATCTCCTGGAAGTTCACAAGCTGCCTTTTTTCTGCCCACTTTGCTAACTCGCTGACTGAGTGGGACTCTGGCTCAGACCTTTTGGTTTCACTCCCCCACTCTTTCAAACTGTCCTTTCTCTCTAATCAGCTAAGAGGTGATCCTGGAAAG
Encoded proteins:
- the TAC3 gene encoding tachykinin-3 yields the protein MKSPLVLTVLLSLAAAKLCHTYCEGTQEQQTSRGIQTKPSSDLYQLPTALLKRLYDGHRVSYEALLQLAGKDDARPKMPVPSQKRDMHDFFVGLMGKRTPEPDDPTHGNKETSAGFGDLKYPPNAE